One region of Quercus lobata isolate SW786 chromosome 2, ValleyOak3.0 Primary Assembly, whole genome shotgun sequence genomic DNA includes:
- the LOC115961623 gene encoding uncharacterized protein LOC115961623, translated as MGLLNLLAWKQDLLALDGSWKILLPLNDQGQPIDDDGKIFVPWLGTFCHNGLLCPLVPAGWPKVDEKFKDDCWKEIKQRYLIDEDIVKPLDQKGWAMHILGVLRRNRRTKLKKIHVRGWTKEQVLARRTPRRVMAEQWEEMVNYWFDEKTVTLSNKNKVSRGKQKEIAISGAESFAQISHDMAKDKGAPVERANVYLKVYRRRDGTGVTPHAQGNITRMEELLSREGVRLQGETGSGIL; from the exons GCATTGGATGGATCCTGGAAGATCCTGTTGCCGTTAAATGATCAAGGGCAACCGATTGATGATGACGGTAAAATATTTGTTCCGTGGTTGGGAACTTTCTGTCACAATGGGTTGTTATGCCCACTTGTCCCTGCTGGGTGGCCCAAAGTCGatgaaaaatttaaagatgattGTTGGAAGGAGATTAAG CAACGGTATCTCATTGATGAAGATATTGTTAAACCACTTGATCAAAAGGGATGGGCAATGCATATACTCGGGGTCCTTAGGAGAAATCGAAGGACTAAGTTGAAGAAGATTCATGTACGAGGGTGGACAAAGGAACAAGTATTGGCCAGGAGGACACCGCGGAGGGTAATGGCGGAGCAGTGGGAGGAGATGGTTAACTATTGGTTCGATGAGAAAACTGTG ACATTAAGTAACAAAAACAAGGTCAGTCGAGGGAAACAGAAGGAGATAGCAATATCTGGGGCTGAAAGTTTTGCACAAATTTCTCATGACATG GCAAAAGATAAAGGGGCTCCGGTTGAACGCGCTAATGTGTATCTAAAAGTATACCGTAGGAGAGATGGGACTGGTGTTACTCCTCATGCGCAGGGGAACATA ACTAGGATGGAAGAACTTCTGAGCCGAGAGGGCGTGCGACTACAAGGAGAGACTGGTAGTGGAATTCTCTAG